Proteins co-encoded in one Paraburkholderia edwinii genomic window:
- a CDS encoding NAD-dependent epimerase/dehydratase family protein, which yields MNIFITGANGFIGGSIAAGLVRAGHHVTGLIRKPEQAAELERLGITPVIGSLDDRALLIAQAQAADAVINAASSDHRGAVEALIEGLAGSNKPFLHTSGSSIVGDASGGEAGAAAIYHEDSLPEPTADKAARVAIDRLVLDAAKRGVRSAVLCNTLIYGHGAIKGSASVQLPRLIRQAQKSGIVRHVGSGGNIWSNVHIDDVVELYRLALEKTPAGTFYFVESGEASFREMSAAIADALGLGAPQDWPLEEAKNEWGYEMASYGLGSNSRVRGSRARELLGWTPKRSSVIDWIKQDMRAASAE from the coding sequence TTGAACATCTTCATCACAGGCGCGAATGGTTTTATCGGCGGTTCGATCGCCGCCGGCCTCGTGCGCGCGGGGCATCACGTCACCGGTCTGATCCGCAAGCCCGAACAGGCCGCCGAACTCGAACGCCTCGGCATAACCCCCGTCATCGGTTCGCTCGACGACCGCGCGCTGCTGATCGCGCAGGCACAAGCGGCCGACGCCGTTATCAACGCAGCAAGCAGCGATCATCGCGGCGCGGTCGAAGCCTTGATTGAAGGCCTCGCCGGTTCGAACAAGCCGTTCCTGCATACGAGCGGCTCAAGCATCGTCGGCGATGCATCGGGTGGGGAAGCCGGCGCGGCTGCGATCTATCACGAAGATTCGTTGCCCGAACCAACTGCCGACAAGGCCGCACGCGTGGCAATCGATCGGCTCGTGCTCGACGCCGCAAAGCGCGGCGTTCGCTCGGCCGTGCTCTGCAATACGCTGATCTATGGGCACGGCGCAATCAAGGGCAGCGCAAGCGTGCAGTTGCCGCGCCTCATCCGTCAGGCGCAAAAAAGCGGCATCGTGCGGCACGTCGGCAGCGGCGGCAACATCTGGTCGAACGTCCATATCGACGACGTCGTCGAACTCTATCGCCTCGCGCTCGAGAAAACGCCTGCCGGCACGTTCTATTTCGTTGAAAGCGGCGAAGCGTCGTTCCGCGAAATGAGCGCGGCGATTGCCGACGCGCTCGGTCTCGGCGCGCCGCAAGACTGGCCGCTCGAAGAAGCGAAAAATGAATGGGGCTACGAGATGGCCTCGTACGGCCTCGGCTCGAACAGCCGCGTGCGCGGCTCGCGCGCGCGTGAACTGCTCGGCTGGACGCCGAAGCGCAGCTCGGTAATCGACTGGATCAAACAGGACATGCGCGCGGCATCGGCTGAATAA
- a CDS encoding PRC-barrel domain containing protein: MSGGFLRPAFRLLFLAVLALSALVLSGCALFGPAHQEPAPIVEAVPSIVEPPAPPVVETEPEETEPAEPAQPKKPKRVIARPHKVEPPPPPPPPPPPPPPPPPPLIVTHAIDRGSVRGLLDSEVQRPDGKVIGRAVDLTVDAHGAPRELVVNLQGFMGIGDRKASFPWNAFRFNPTAKPAPITITLPPNQMASVGRAKPSTSLATPLAGVAPAPPVPDGQLPLLDATVERPNGAQVGRVIDVLIDGNAQPQAVVIDVSGIINLDRRSIAASWSALHFTPKDKSLRALMDLNEAQIKASPSYENGKPIVAVSPAPPQAPASAAATPAGTSAPAASGAAPPAAASAAPPPSSGATASSARTSR; the protein is encoded by the coding sequence ATGAGCGGCGGTTTCCTACGTCCGGCTTTCCGACTACTGTTTCTCGCCGTGCTGGCGCTCTCGGCCCTCGTGCTGTCGGGCTGCGCGCTGTTCGGCCCTGCCCATCAGGAGCCCGCGCCGATTGTCGAGGCCGTGCCGAGCATCGTCGAGCCGCCTGCGCCGCCGGTCGTCGAGACCGAGCCCGAGGAAACCGAACCGGCCGAGCCCGCTCAGCCGAAAAAGCCCAAGCGGGTGATCGCGCGGCCTCACAAGGTCGAGCCGCCTCCGCCGCCGCCCCCACCGCCCCCGCCGCCGCCTCCTCCTCCGCCGCCGCTGATCGTGACGCACGCGATCGACCGCGGCTCGGTGCGAGGCCTGCTCGACAGCGAAGTGCAGAGGCCCGACGGCAAGGTGATCGGCCGCGCGGTCGATCTGACCGTCGATGCGCATGGCGCACCGCGCGAGCTCGTCGTCAATCTGCAGGGCTTCATGGGCATCGGCGACCGCAAGGCGAGCTTTCCGTGGAACGCATTCCGCTTCAATCCGACCGCCAAGCCCGCGCCGATCACCATCACCTTGCCGCCGAACCAGATGGCTTCGGTCGGCCGCGCGAAGCCGTCGACCTCGCTCGCCACCCCGCTGGCCGGCGTGGCGCCCGCGCCGCCCGTGCCGGACGGCCAGTTGCCGCTGCTCGACGCGACCGTCGAACGGCCGAACGGCGCGCAGGTCGGGCGCGTGATCGACGTGCTGATCGACGGCAATGCGCAGCCCCAAGCGGTTGTGATCGACGTGAGCGGCATCATCAATCTCGACCGGCGCTCGATTGCGGCGAGCTGGTCCGCGCTGCATTTCACGCCGAAGGACAAGTCGCTGCGCGCGCTGATGGATCTGAACGAGGCACAGATCAAGGCGTCGCCTTCTTATGAGAACGGCAAGCCGATCGTTGCGGTGTCGCCTGCGCCGCCGCAGGCTCCCGCATCGGCTGCGGCGACCCCGGCGGGCACATCGGCGCCGGCCGCGAGCGGCGCCGCGCCACCCGCGGCAGCGAGCGCTGCGCCGCCTCCGTCATCCGGCGCGACGGCTTCGTCCGCGCGAACTTCCCGATGA
- a CDS encoding type II toxin-antitoxin system HipA family toxin, with translation MSTISSSTKVPATAPAKVPGPSLATWPTEWRKYVFIVLEGTAEAVPAGRLVLFEEGIKPVGATFVYGNKYLQRAHALAVDPVSMPLEEARAHKETVFQPPAGLALFGAIRDAAPDSWGRRVIENMLKVAPDSLPETEYLAHAGPHRTGALDFRDSPTAPAERGKLPDIKELSYLLDAAALIQQGRRVPRNLQSLFSVGATLGGARPKAVLLEGGRQWVAKFPAFRDSFNVPVIERATLELARLCGLRVPETRLVHMPDGRDVMLIERFDRVPLQRGEFGKRHVVSALTMLKMHEFDTGSAEYANLADTIAELGASGFVGADKTELFKRMVFNILVTNDDDHLRNHAFVWDGVNRGWRLSDLYDVVPKPQLGSERFLVLGVGPAAGRLATLDNALSAAGRFGLLKHAAAQIIKDLSAVVREWRMHFEALGVPVAECDKVASAFRKPKDLGLRAVEKA, from the coding sequence GTGAGTACGATTTCTAGCTCGACAAAGGTGCCGGCAACCGCACCGGCAAAAGTGCCGGGGCCGTCGCTCGCGACATGGCCGACCGAATGGCGCAAGTACGTCTTCATCGTGCTCGAGGGCACGGCTGAGGCGGTGCCAGCGGGGCGGCTCGTCCTTTTCGAGGAGGGCATCAAGCCGGTCGGCGCGACTTTCGTGTACGGCAACAAGTACCTGCAGCGCGCGCACGCGCTCGCGGTGGATCCGGTCAGCATGCCGCTCGAAGAAGCGAGGGCGCATAAGGAAACCGTGTTCCAGCCGCCCGCGGGGCTCGCGCTATTCGGCGCGATCCGCGATGCGGCGCCGGACTCGTGGGGCCGGCGCGTGATCGAAAACATGCTGAAGGTCGCGCCGGACAGCTTGCCGGAAACCGAATATCTCGCGCACGCAGGGCCTCATCGCACCGGCGCGCTCGACTTCCGCGATTCACCGACGGCGCCGGCCGAGCGCGGCAAACTGCCGGACATCAAGGAACTGTCGTACCTGCTCGACGCTGCCGCGCTAATCCAGCAGGGCCGACGCGTGCCGCGCAACCTGCAGTCGCTCTTCAGCGTAGGGGCCACGCTCGGTGGCGCGCGGCCCAAAGCGGTGCTGCTCGAGGGCGGGCGGCAATGGGTCGCGAAGTTTCCCGCGTTTCGCGACAGCTTCAATGTGCCCGTTATCGAGCGCGCGACGCTCGAGCTCGCGCGTCTGTGCGGGCTGCGTGTGCCCGAGACGCGACTCGTGCACATGCCCGATGGGCGCGACGTGATGCTAATCGAGCGCTTCGATCGCGTGCCGTTGCAACGGGGCGAATTCGGCAAGCGGCACGTCGTGAGCGCGCTCACGATGCTCAAAATGCACGAGTTCGACACGGGCTCGGCCGAATACGCGAACCTGGCCGACACGATCGCCGAACTGGGTGCAAGCGGTTTTGTCGGCGCGGACAAGACGGAGCTCTTCAAGCGCATGGTGTTCAACATCCTCGTCACGAATGACGACGATCATCTGCGCAATCACGCGTTCGTCTGGGACGGAGTCAATCGCGGCTGGCGGCTAAGCGACCTGTATGACGTCGTGCCCAAACCGCAATTGGGTTCGGAGCGTTTTCTCGTGCTGGGTGTCGGGCCCGCGGCCGGGCGGCTAGCCACGCTCGACAACGCGTTGTCGGCGGCGGGCCGGTTCGGTCTGCTCAAGCACGCGGCGGCGCAGATCATCAAGGACCTGTCGGCCGTCGTGCGCGAATGGCGCATGCACTTCGAAGCGCTCGGCGTGCCGGTCGCAGAATGCGACAAGGTCGCCTCGGCGTTTCGTAAGCCCAAGGACCTCGGCCTGCGCGCGGTCGAAAAGGCGTAG
- a CDS encoding NCS2 family permease: MMESQAHAQGLPATDLDGDDAAFEGTYEGVIDRYFEVSARGSTQRREIVAGITTFLAMVYSVFVVPGMFGKAGFDTSAVFVAVCLTTAFGSLLMGVWARLPIAIGCAISLTAFTAFGLVLGKGLPPTVALGAVFLMGLVFTAISVTGVRSWILRNLPAGVAHGTGIGIGLFLLLIAANDVGLVVKNPGPGMPVSLGHITSLPALMSVIGLAAIFGLVRRRVPGAILIVIVAISALALLLDPAVAFHGVFALPSLSAPGHTSLIGAMDLKGALSLAVLPSVLALVMTAVFDATGTIRAVAGQAGQLDQNGRIINGGRALTADSVSSIFSGLMGGAPAAAYIESTVGVAAGAKTGLAAAIVGLLFLCVMFFSPLAALVPSYATAPALMYVGLLMLSSVSKLHMDDMVDAMSGLVCAVFIVLTANIVTGIMLGFCTLVIGRIVSGEFRKLNVGTVAIAIVLAVFYLGGWAI; this comes from the coding sequence ATGATGGAATCCCAGGCGCACGCGCAAGGCTTGCCGGCAACCGACCTCGACGGCGACGACGCCGCTTTCGAAGGGACATACGAGGGAGTAATCGACCGCTATTTCGAAGTGTCGGCACGCGGCAGCACGCAGCGCCGCGAAATCGTGGCGGGTATCACAACGTTTCTCGCGATGGTCTATTCAGTGTTCGTCGTCCCAGGCATGTTCGGCAAGGCTGGTTTCGACACGAGCGCGGTATTCGTCGCCGTCTGTCTGACGACTGCATTCGGCTCGCTGCTGATGGGCGTGTGGGCACGCTTGCCGATCGCCATCGGCTGCGCGATCTCGCTGACCGCGTTCACCGCATTCGGGCTCGTGCTCGGCAAGGGATTGCCTCCGACCGTCGCATTGGGCGCGGTGTTTCTGATGGGCCTCGTGTTTACCGCGATTTCAGTGACGGGCGTGCGCTCGTGGATTCTGCGCAATCTGCCGGCCGGCGTCGCGCACGGCACGGGCATCGGCATCGGACTTTTTCTGCTGCTGATCGCGGCCAACGACGTTGGGCTCGTGGTGAAGAACCCGGGGCCGGGCATGCCGGTGTCGCTCGGTCACATCACGTCGCTGCCGGCGCTGATGTCGGTGATCGGTCTCGCGGCGATCTTCGGACTCGTGCGACGCCGCGTGCCGGGAGCGATCCTCATTGTGATCGTCGCGATCTCGGCGCTGGCGCTGCTGCTCGATCCGGCTGTCGCGTTTCATGGCGTGTTCGCGCTGCCGTCGTTGAGCGCGCCGGGGCATACGTCGCTGATCGGCGCGATGGACCTGAAAGGCGCGTTGTCGCTCGCGGTGCTGCCGAGCGTGCTCGCACTCGTGATGACCGCGGTGTTCGATGCGACGGGTACGATCCGCGCGGTTGCGGGGCAGGCGGGCCAGCTCGATCAGAACGGCCGCATTATCAACGGCGGCCGCGCGTTGACGGCCGATTCCGTGAGTTCGATCTTTTCAGGCCTGATGGGCGGCGCACCGGCTGCTGCGTATATCGAGTCGACGGTCGGCGTCGCCGCCGGTGCGAAAACCGGTCTCGCGGCGGCAATCGTCGGGTTGCTGTTTCTCTGCGTGATGTTTTTTTCGCCGCTCGCCGCGCTTGTACCGTCGTATGCGACCGCGCCCGCGCTGATGTACGTCGGGCTGCTGATGCTGTCGAGCGTGAGCAAGCTGCATATGGACGATATGGTCGATGCGATGTCGGGACTCGTCTGCGCGGTGTTTATCGTGCTGACCGCGAATATCGTGACTGGCATCATGCTCGGCTTCTGCACGCTGGTGATCGGCCGGATCGTGAGCGGCGAATTTAGAAAGCTTAATGTCGGGACCGTTGCGATCGCAATCGTTCTTGCAGTGTTCTATCTGGGCGGTTGGGCGATCTGA
- a CDS encoding MFS transporter, producing the protein MTGRHMVNARSVRALDWLNFFVANVQTGFGPFIASYLATHKWTQGEIGLALSVGTISAMVSQVPGGAAVDALRNKKAAAAWATIAIILSALLLAVSPTVLPVMAAEVLHGFASCMLVPAMAAISFALVGRANLGDRLGRNARWASIGSAVAAGLMGLTGEYVSARAVFWLTAALAVPALFALTMIHLPNAMPRLPGAPRAREPSHEPSHEPSFDDAAASPLAEPAPDDAPVEPEHRESIFDLLRDKRLLVFALCVVLFHLSNAAMLNLAAGEVTASMGDNVQLVIAACIIVPQAIVALLSPWVGRTAQSWGRRPILLLGFSALPIRALLFAGVSSPYLLVPVQMLDGISAAVFGVMLPLIAADVAGGKGRYNLCIGLFGLAAGIGATLSTSLAGFVADRFGNAVSFFGLAGAGALAVLLVWAAMPETRNAGMQQKTDALPEAR; encoded by the coding sequence ATGACGGGCCGGCACATGGTCAACGCACGCAGTGTCCGCGCCCTCGACTGGCTGAACTTCTTCGTCGCGAACGTGCAGACGGGGTTCGGGCCGTTTATCGCGTCGTACCTCGCGACGCACAAATGGACCCAGGGCGAAATCGGCCTCGCTCTATCGGTCGGTACGATCAGCGCAATGGTGAGCCAGGTGCCGGGTGGCGCCGCCGTCGACGCGCTGCGCAACAAGAAGGCGGCCGCCGCATGGGCGACCATCGCGATCATATTGAGCGCGCTGCTGCTGGCCGTCAGCCCGACCGTGCTGCCCGTGATGGCCGCCGAGGTGCTGCACGGCTTCGCGAGCTGCATGCTGGTGCCCGCGATGGCGGCGATCTCGTTTGCGCTCGTCGGGCGCGCGAATCTCGGCGACCGGCTCGGCCGCAACGCGCGCTGGGCGTCGATCGGCAGCGCGGTCGCAGCAGGCCTCATGGGTCTGACGGGCGAATATGTCTCGGCACGCGCAGTGTTCTGGCTAACCGCGGCGCTCGCGGTGCCCGCGCTCTTCGCGCTGACGATGATTCATCTGCCAAACGCGATGCCGCGTTTGCCAGGCGCGCCGCGCGCACGTGAACCGTCGCATGAGCCGTCACATGAGCCGTCGTTTGACGACGCCGCGGCATCGCCACTCGCGGAGCCGGCACCGGACGACGCGCCCGTCGAGCCGGAACATCGCGAATCGATTTTCGATCTGCTGCGCGACAAGCGGCTGCTCGTGTTCGCCCTGTGCGTCGTGCTGTTCCATCTGTCGAACGCGGCCATGCTGAACCTCGCGGCGGGCGAAGTGACCGCGAGCATGGGCGACAACGTTCAACTCGTGATCGCCGCGTGCATCATCGTGCCGCAGGCAATCGTCGCGCTGCTCTCGCCGTGGGTCGGCCGGACGGCGCAGAGTTGGGGACGGCGTCCGATCCTGCTGCTCGGCTTTTCCGCGTTGCCGATTCGCGCCCTGCTGTTCGCGGGCGTGAGCAGCCCGTACCTGCTCGTGCCGGTGCAGATGCTCGACGGCATCAGCGCCGCGGTGTTCGGCGTGATGCTGCCGCTGATCGCGGCCGACGTCGCGGGCGGCAAAGGCCGTTACAACCTGTGTATCGGGCTCTTCGGGCTCGCGGCAGGTATCGGCGCGACGCTGAGCACGTCGCTGGCGGGCTTTGTCGCAGACCGCTTCGGCAATGCGGTCAGCTTCTTCGGACTGGCAGGCGCAGGCGCGCTTGCCGTGCTGCTCGTATGGGCTGCGATGCCGGAAACGCGCAATGCGGGTATGCAGCAGAAAACCGATGCGTTGCCGGAAGCGCGGTAG
- a CDS encoding helix-turn-helix domain-containing protein, with product MKRNNKDFASADLKRRSAALGRAVSAARIARNMSRQDFSERANISPSTLVRIEKGDVSVSFASWLHAFERAGLLGLLDPLAIRQNDVIGEAQREAKSRKRARKPVSKTGEYDF from the coding sequence ATGAAGCGTAACAACAAGGATTTTGCGTCCGCGGATCTCAAGCGTCGCTCGGCCGCGCTCGGGCGCGCGGTGTCCGCCGCCCGCATCGCGCGCAACATGTCGCGGCAAGACTTTTCGGAGCGCGCCAATATCAGCCCGAGCACGCTCGTGCGGATCGAAAAAGGCGATGTGTCGGTGAGTTTCGCGTCGTGGCTGCATGCGTTCGAACGCGCGGGCCTGCTGGGCTTGCTCGATCCGCTCGCGATCCGGCAAAACGACGTGATCGGCGAGGCGCAGCGAGAAGCGAAATCTCGCAAGCGCGCACGCAAACCCGTTTCGAAAACAGGTGAGTACGATTTCTAG
- the pelG gene encoding exopolysaccharide Pel transporter PelG produces MAGIGFELRKILRRDTLTGTMRAYAYAGMISSGPLIMSIVGILVIGLMSLAFTIPKYAIVQFQVSVTYLIAGSLILTGPLQLSFTRFISDRLFEKRDDLVLSNYNGVVLVSTAASGILGYVAVWFGFNGEPLLYRLLMVAGFVVISNIWIAVIFLSSVKQYRQILVVFFIGYGCTVAFALMLNRHGIAGLLGGFVAGHIVLLAGLSGLIYRNYLSERFISFEAFERRFAYPSLALTGLLFNLGVWLDKFMFWYAPATGSTVIGPLHASVIYDIPVFIAYVCVMPGMATFLVRIEADFVEYYDAFYDAVRSGATLRHINEMRDMMVSSIRAGLYEIVKIQAVVLLLILAFGRFVLDALHISSLYMPLLIVDVIAASLQVLLLGLLNVFFYLDARRSVLKLCFAFVALNGLLTGITLRLSPDTYGYGFALTLLILVVAAVQMLDRKFARLEYETYMLRN; encoded by the coding sequence ATGGCAGGCATTGGTTTCGAACTCCGCAAGATCCTGCGGCGCGACACGCTGACCGGCACGATGCGCGCCTACGCTTACGCGGGGATGATCAGTTCCGGGCCGTTGATCATGTCGATCGTCGGCATTCTCGTGATCGGCCTGATGAGCCTCGCGTTCACGATCCCGAAGTACGCGATCGTGCAGTTTCAGGTGTCGGTTACGTACCTGATTGCGGGCAGTCTGATTCTGACGGGGCCGCTGCAACTGTCGTTTACACGCTTCATTTCCGACCGCCTCTTCGAAAAGCGCGACGACCTCGTGCTGTCGAACTATAACGGCGTCGTGCTGGTTTCGACGGCCGCGTCAGGCATCCTCGGCTATGTGGCCGTGTGGTTCGGGTTCAACGGCGAGCCGCTGCTGTACCGGCTGCTGATGGTCGCGGGCTTTGTCGTGATCAGCAATATCTGGATCGCGGTGATCTTTCTGTCGAGCGTCAAGCAGTACCGGCAGATTCTGGTCGTGTTCTTTATCGGTTACGGCTGCACGGTCGCATTTGCGCTGATGCTGAACCGGCACGGCATCGCGGGATTGCTGGGGGGCTTCGTCGCCGGGCATATCGTGTTGCTTGCGGGCCTTTCCGGCCTGATTTACCGCAACTACCTCAGCGAGCGTTTTATTTCGTTCGAAGCGTTCGAAAGACGATTCGCGTATCCGAGCCTCGCGCTGACCGGTCTGCTGTTCAATCTCGGCGTGTGGCTCGACAAGTTCATGTTCTGGTATGCGCCGGCCACGGGGTCGACGGTCATCGGGCCGCTGCATGCGTCGGTGATTTACGACATTCCGGTGTTTATCGCGTACGTATGCGTGATGCCCGGCATGGCGACGTTCCTCGTGCGTATCGAAGCGGACTTCGTCGAGTATTACGACGCGTTCTACGACGCCGTACGCAGCGGTGCGACGCTGCGCCATATCAACGAGATGCGCGACATGATGGTGTCGAGCATCCGCGCCGGCCTCTACGAGATCGTCAAGATCCAGGCGGTGGTGCTGCTGCTTATACTCGCGTTCGGCAGGTTCGTGCTCGATGCGCTGCATATCTCGTCGCTGTATATGCCGCTGCTGATCGTCGACGTGATTGCGGCGAGCTTGCAGGTGCTGCTGCTCGGTCTGCTGAACGTGTTCTTCTATCTCGATGCGCGGCGCTCGGTATTGAAGCTCTGCTTCGCGTTCGTCGCGCTGAACGGCTTGCTCACCGGCATTACGCTACGGCTTTCGCCCGATACGTACGGTTATGGCTTTGCGCTGACGCTGCTGATTCTCGTCGTCGCCGCCGTGCAGATGCTCGATCGCAAGTTCGCGAGGCTCGAGTACGAAACCTACATGCTGCGTAACTGA
- a CDS encoding LysR family transcriptional regulator ArgP, translating into MLDYALLDALAAVVRHGSFERAARELNVTPSAVSQRVKLLEERVGSVLVKRGSPCVATTSGALLCRHTERVQLLEAELSGPLPALPGAQLQAWPTLRVAVNDDSVGTWFIDAIAGFCTEREMLLDLVIDDQDHTAQLIRDGSVQGAVTTQAEPVQGCRSTRLGRMRYLAVCTPAFHERHFVEGVTRETLRRAPCVDFNPKDELQKRFMRKITRADIDPPKHWIPHVAGFVRACMTGLGWGMCPERVVAPSLARGELIDMLPGKHLDVDLYWQSWRLSIGWLDEFGLALRKQAAQLLD; encoded by the coding sequence ATGCTGGACTACGCGTTATTGGATGCGCTTGCGGCCGTCGTCCGGCACGGTTCGTTCGAGCGGGCGGCGCGCGAGCTCAACGTCACGCCGTCGGCGGTATCGCAGCGCGTGAAGCTGCTCGAGGAACGCGTGGGCAGCGTGCTCGTCAAGCGCGGCTCGCCGTGTGTCGCCACCACTTCCGGTGCGCTGCTATGCCGGCACACCGAGCGCGTGCAACTGCTCGAGGCCGAACTCTCAGGGCCGTTGCCGGCGCTGCCGGGCGCACAGTTGCAAGCGTGGCCCACACTGCGCGTCGCGGTGAACGACGACAGCGTAGGAACATGGTTTATCGACGCGATTGCCGGCTTCTGCACCGAGCGCGAAATGCTGCTCGATCTCGTCATCGACGACCAGGACCACACGGCGCAGTTGATCCGCGACGGCAGCGTGCAGGGCGCGGTCACCACTCAGGCCGAACCGGTGCAGGGTTGCCGCTCGACGCGCTTGGGCCGGATGCGTTACCTCGCGGTCTGCACGCCGGCGTTCCACGAGCGGCATTTCGTTGAAGGCGTGACGCGCGAAACATTGCGCCGCGCGCCGTGCGTCGACTTCAATCCGAAGGACGAACTGCAGAAGCGCTTCATGCGCAAGATCACGCGCGCGGACATCGATCCGCCCAAGCACTGGATTCCGCACGTCGCCGGTTTTGTGCGCGCATGCATGACAGGGCTGGGTTGGGGCATGTGCCCGGAGCGGGTGGTGGCGCCGTCGCTCGCTCGCGGGGAATTGATCGATATGTTGCCGGGCAAGCATCTCGACGTGGATCTGTACTGGCAAAGCTGGCGGCTGTCGATTGGCTGGCTCGACGAGTTCGGCCTGGCGTTGCGCAAGCAGGCGGCGCAACTGCTCGACTAA
- a CDS encoding endo alpha-1,4 polygalactosaminidase: MTALANLFARLGPPWVQIACVAAVVLLLSAVCARPVFAAACARGAQSGVGTVALFYGEQVPVDQLSQFDTVVVEADSGFDPRAVSAMAVAQGGEKPRCTNWYAYVSVGEVTKDRDYMASMPKKWLIGRNSEWASAVIDQGAPGWPQFFVEHIIAPLWARGYRGFFLDTLDSWQLIAKTDAARARQQAGLVKTIRALKARYPDAQLILNRGFEVLPEIHGDVAAVAFESLYGNWDQGNQRYGAVPADDREWLLGQARTIRDRYRLPVISIDYCAPDDDACRREIAAKICAAGIEPYVTDGALRTVGVGADAACRARLDAAGQRN, from the coding sequence ATGACGGCGCTTGCCAATCTGTTCGCGCGGCTAGGGCCGCCCTGGGTGCAGATAGCGTGCGTCGCGGCGGTAGTTTTGCTGCTGTCGGCGGTGTGCGCGCGGCCCGTGTTCGCTGCCGCTTGCGCGCGTGGGGCACAAAGCGGCGTCGGTACGGTGGCCCTGTTCTATGGCGAACAGGTTCCGGTCGATCAACTGTCGCAGTTCGATACCGTGGTGGTTGAAGCGGACAGCGGCTTCGATCCGCGCGCAGTGTCGGCCATGGCGGTCGCACAGGGCGGGGAGAAGCCGCGCTGCACGAACTGGTATGCGTATGTGAGCGTCGGCGAAGTCACGAAAGACCGCGACTATATGGCGTCGATGCCTAAAAAGTGGCTGATCGGGCGCAATTCGGAGTGGGCCTCGGCGGTGATCGATCAGGGCGCGCCCGGCTGGCCGCAGTTCTTTGTCGAGCACATCATCGCGCCGCTGTGGGCGCGCGGCTACCGCGGTTTTTTCCTCGACACGCTCGATTCGTGGCAGCTGATCGCGAAGACGGACGCCGCGCGTGCGCGGCAGCAGGCAGGTCTCGTCAAGACGATTCGCGCGCTGAAGGCACGCTATCCGGATGCGCAACTTATTTTGAACCGCGGTTTCGAGGTGCTGCCGGAGATCCACGGCGACGTCGCGGCGGTTGCGTTCGAATCGCTCTACGGTAACTGGGACCAGGGCAACCAGCGCTACGGAGCTGTGCCCGCGGACGACCGCGAATGGCTGCTCGGCCAGGCGCGGACGATTCGCGACCGTTACCGGCTACCGGTTATTTCGATCGACTATTGCGCTCCGGACGATGATGCGTGCCGACGCGAGATCGCCGCAAAAATCTGCGCGGCAGGCATCGAGCCGTATGTGACCGATGGGGCGTTGCGCACCGTTGGGGTCGGTGCGGATGCTGCGTGCCGCGCGCGGCTCGACGCTGCCGGACAACGTAACTGA
- a CDS encoding LysE/ArgO family amino acid transporter has product MNWISFSHGAALCASLIVTIGAQNAFVLRQGIMRAHVGKIVLLCTLSDFILIGAGVGGASVLVSRYPVFVHTLLYVGLAYLAWFGISALRRALRPGGAVLDAGVSEASGTSSGESSGTSAGDVQRTIPIVLMTLAFTWLNPHVYLDTFLLIGTAGAREPEGARIAFALGAMAVSAAWFVAIGYGARVLAPLFRRAGAWRILDGAIGGMVLLLAVAQFR; this is encoded by the coding sequence ATGAACTGGATATCTTTTTCTCATGGCGCGGCGCTGTGCGCATCGCTGATCGTGACGATCGGCGCGCAAAACGCATTTGTCCTGCGGCAAGGCATCATGCGCGCGCATGTCGGCAAGATCGTGCTGCTGTGCACACTGTCCGACTTTATCCTGATCGGTGCGGGTGTCGGCGGCGCCTCGGTGCTCGTCAGCCGTTATCCGGTGTTTGTTCACACCCTGCTGTACGTCGGCCTCGCCTATCTTGCGTGGTTCGGCATCAGCGCGTTGCGCCGCGCGCTGCGGCCCGGCGGTGCGGTGCTCGATGCGGGCGTTTCAGAAGCCTCAGGTACGTCATCAGGCGAGTCCTCAGGCACGTCCGCCGGCGACGTGCAGCGCACCATTCCGATCGTTCTGATGACGCTCGCGTTCACGTGGCTCAATCCGCACGTGTACCTCGATACGTTCCTGCTGATCGGCACCGCCGGCGCACGCGAGCCGGAAGGCGCGCGTATCGCGTTCGCGCTCGGCGCAATGGCGGTCAGCGCTGCATGGTTCGTGGCGATTGGCTATGGCGCGCGCGTACTCGCGCCGCTGTTTCGTCGCGCCGGTGCGTGGCGCATTCTGGATGGGGCAATCGGGGGAATGGTGTTGTTGCTGGCGGTCGCGCAGTTCCGCTGA